A window from Sphingobacterium hotanense encodes these proteins:
- the mtgA gene encoding monofunctional biosynthetic peptidoglycan transglycosylase yields MAIKRATNTNKRKQNKPKSNSSLSKKTLSWVLKGILAFFAITILWVIALRFINPPITYLMLQRGFERKEAGKEWKIDRKWLAYEDMSDNLKRAAIAGEDAHFMTHNGFDTDAIKKAFERNQEGKKLRGGSTISQQTAKNVFLWPERSWLRKGLETYFTGLIELFWSKKRILEVYLNVIEMGQGVYGAEAAAQYYFHKSGKSLTKKEAALIIAILPSPQKWDARRPSAYINRRANSIVRYINYYKIPE; encoded by the coding sequence ATGGCTATTAAGCGTGCTACGAATACAAACAAGAGAAAGCAAAACAAACCAAAATCCAATTCCTCTTTATCCAAGAAGACCCTGAGTTGGGTTCTCAAGGGGATATTAGCTTTTTTTGCAATTACCATACTCTGGGTGATTGCCTTACGCTTTATTAATCCACCAATTACATATTTAATGCTTCAACGCGGTTTTGAACGTAAGGAAGCCGGTAAGGAATGGAAGATTGACAGGAAATGGCTCGCCTATGAAGATATGTCGGATAACCTGAAGCGCGCAGCAATCGCTGGCGAGGATGCGCATTTCATGACGCACAATGGTTTTGACACCGATGCGATAAAAAAGGCTTTTGAAAGAAATCAGGAAGGCAAGAAATTGCGTGGTGGAAGCACCATCAGCCAGCAGACGGCGAAGAACGTATTCCTTTGGCCGGAGCGCTCCTGGCTGCGGAAGGGTTTGGAGACATACTTTACTGGCTTGATTGAGTTATTTTGGAGCAAGAAGCGGATATTGGAGGTGTACTTAAATGTTATCGAGATGGGGCAAGGCGTTTATGGCGCTGAGGCTGCCGCACAATACTACTTCCACAAATCGGGCAAAAGCTTAACGAAAAAGGAAGCAGCGCTTATCATTGCCATTTTGCCAAGTCCACAAAAGTGGGATGCAAGAAGACCATCGGCCTATATCAATCGAAGAGCCAATAGCATTGTTCGCTATATCAATTATTATAAAATCCCTGAGTAA
- a CDS encoding isoaspartyl peptidase/L-asparaginase family protein, whose protein sequence is MKIRSAVMAILILGIMTLSSSSFAQKKAPTKYILVIHGGAGTILKKNMTDSLEKAYIAVLTQALETGYKQLAAGKSSLDAVEATVHVMEDSPLFNAGKGAVFTNQGKNEMDASIMEGATLKAGAVAGVTTIKNPISAARAVMEKSEHVMMMGAGAEEFAKRVGLTIVDPSYFWTKSRYDALQNILKRDAEKTELDHSNPQTSIAPFVKDEKFGTVGAVALDKQGNLAAATSTGGMTNKKFGRIGDSPIIGAGTYADNNSVAVSCTGWGEFFIRANAAYDVAARMKYGKASLKDASQQVIDRIGKMGGDGGLVALDNKGQVAMPFNTEGMYRGTVTEDGKISVEIYK, encoded by the coding sequence ATGAAAATACGTTCAGCCGTTATGGCGATTTTAATTTTAGGCATTATGACGCTGTCTTCCTCTAGTTTTGCACAGAAAAAAGCACCCACAAAATATATTTTAGTCATCCATGGTGGTGCTGGAACCATCTTGAAGAAAAATATGACCGATTCGCTTGAAAAGGCCTATATAGCGGTTTTGACGCAGGCTTTGGAGACTGGATATAAACAATTGGCGGCGGGTAAATCGAGTTTAGATGCCGTGGAAGCCACGGTACATGTAATGGAAGATTCCCCTTTGTTCAATGCAGGGAAGGGTGCTGTATTTACCAATCAGGGGAAGAACGAAATGGATGCATCGATTATGGAAGGCGCAACGTTGAAGGCAGGTGCTGTTGCGGGGGTTACAACAATTAAGAATCCGATATCGGCAGCTCGTGCTGTGATGGAAAAATCAGAACACGTGATGATGATGGGAGCAGGGGCTGAGGAGTTTGCCAAGCGTGTGGGCCTGACCATCGTCGATCCTTCGTATTTCTGGACAAAATCACGTTATGATGCTTTGCAGAATATCTTGAAACGCGATGCAGAAAAGACGGAATTAGATCATTCAAATCCGCAAACATCGATTGCTCCATTCGTAAAGGATGAGAAATTTGGAACTGTGGGCGCTGTCGCATTAGATAAACAAGGTAATCTAGCCGCTGCAACCTCTACCGGCGGGATGACGAACAAGAAATTTGGGCGCATAGGTGATTCTCCGATTATTGGAGCGGGCACCTATGCTGATAATAACAGTGTTGCGGTGTCATGTACCGGCTGGGGTGAGTTCTTCATTCGTGCAAATGCTGCCTATGATGTTGCTGCCCGAATGAAATATGGGAAAGCTTCCTTGAAGGATGCTTCGCAGCAGGTCATCGATCGTATAGGTAAGATGGGTGGCGATGGAGGTTTGGTCGCCTTGGATAATAAAGGTCAGGTGGCCATGCCATTCAATACCGAAGGCATGTACCGCGGAACGGTGACCGAAGATGGAAAGATAAGTGTAGAGATCTATAAATAG
- a CDS encoding DUF5125 domain-containing protein — MRKLINYSYLLMLFSILVGCKEEFIVPTGGGSPTIEIVTKPNAAFFADSISYKVKVADQGVDLSTLKVELLYSEDVVASQTIRTKEYGEYQGKLFVPFLKNVANGTATLRFTVQNVELTKTEALADLPLTRPDFPFLNLIVEGKTYKMLRKRANQYEVSDNFATKVNGYIEAPAFGANGNTVQFGWDGEAITQGVTANIPFSNIIEGVYPISFNTMTYQASPFVAYKLNGEDMTMVAEDVYSIDMDMDKDQELVFEGLQGLDTWWVDSDFLRKDGDKFLFNAIKGRYRITADLKKKYFIVEAMNGSNLASLNADGTGAIWIIGEGIGKPSVASNEVGWNTDKALCLAPIGGKKYRVTVVAGTSIRANSINFKFFHQKGWGGEFKDADISTTSDIIFVGNGSNGRDPGNLGIVNGKQLEAGATYVLEVDLSQGNNKAVLTVNKQQ, encoded by the coding sequence ATGAGAAAATTAATCAATTATTCCTATTTATTGATGCTCTTTTCGATCCTTGTAGGATGTAAAGAAGAGTTCATTGTGCCTACTGGGGGTGGTAGTCCAACCATTGAGATTGTTACTAAACCGAATGCTGCATTCTTTGCGGATAGCATTAGCTATAAAGTGAAGGTCGCGGATCAAGGGGTCGATTTATCGACCTTAAAAGTCGAGCTTTTATACAGTGAGGATGTTGTCGCGAGCCAGACAATCCGCACCAAAGAATACGGAGAATACCAAGGGAAACTATTTGTTCCATTCTTAAAGAATGTTGCAAACGGTACAGCGACCTTACGTTTTACTGTGCAGAACGTGGAGCTTACAAAAACAGAAGCGCTTGCTGATTTACCTTTGACCCGACCGGATTTCCCTTTCTTGAACTTAATTGTTGAAGGTAAAACCTATAAAATGTTGCGTAAAAGAGCGAATCAGTATGAGGTATCTGATAATTTCGCTACTAAAGTGAACGGATATATCGAAGCACCTGCCTTTGGGGCGAACGGCAACACCGTACAATTTGGTTGGGATGGCGAAGCCATAACCCAAGGAGTGACGGCTAATATTCCATTCTCGAATATCATTGAGGGCGTATACCCGATCAGCTTCAATACCATGACTTATCAAGCAAGTCCATTTGTTGCTTACAAATTGAACGGCGAGGATATGACGATGGTTGCAGAAGATGTTTATAGCATCGATATGGATATGGACAAAGATCAGGAGCTGGTTTTCGAAGGTCTTCAGGGCTTAGACACTTGGTGGGTTGACAGCGATTTCTTACGTAAAGACGGTGATAAGTTCTTATTCAACGCCATCAAAGGAAGATACCGCATCACCGCAGATCTGAAGAAGAAGTACTTTATCGTCGAAGCGATGAATGGAAGTAATCTGGCTTCGTTGAATGCTGATGGTACAGGAGCAATCTGGATTATTGGTGAAGGTATTGGTAAACCGAGTGTGGCGAGCAATGAAGTGGGCTGGAACACCGATAAAGCACTTTGCTTAGCACCGATCGGCGGCAAGAAATATCGCGTAACAGTGGTTGCCGGAACGTCGATCAGAGCGAACTCGATCAACTTTAAATTCTTCCATCAAAAAGGATGGGGCGGAGAATTTAAAGACGCGGATATTTCTACGACGAGCGATATTATCTTCGTTGGAAACGGTAGCAATGGACGCGATCCTGGAAACTTAGGTATTGTCAATGGCAAGCAATTAGAAGCAGGAGCAACCTATGTATTGGAAGTCGACCTATCGCAAGGCAACAACAAAGCTGTGTTAACTGTAAACAAACAACAATAG
- a CDS encoding glycoside hydrolase family 30 protein, whose product MLNIKKLLLFGTIYSSVLTACGNDAINVTPEPPTGPQSGDVKIYTTTASLSHDFQKTFVDFSKTSNMSPKTIKLVEGTKFQTMDGFGSAITGSTAYNLLKMTAADRTKFLTETFSPTEGMGQSYIRIAIGCSDFSLSEYTLNDKPGIANFALQEEELKYVIPVLKEILAINPSLKIMGSPWTAPLWMKVNNLADLAPYESWTGGHLNPKYYQDYGTYFVKWIQAMAAEGIKIYSITPQNEPLNHKNSASMVMFWPEQLAFVKTSLGPKLKAAGLTTKIYAFDHNYNYDDMADQQDYPVKIYEDAVAAAFFAGAAYHNYGGDKKELLDIHDKAPNKELIFTETSIGTWNDGNNLAKRLTEDMREVALGTVNNWAKGVIVWNLMLDTDKGPNREGGCQTCYGAVDISKHDYKTIRKNSHYYIIGHLSSVVKPGAVRIGTEGYSANGLVYSAFKNTDGSYAFVLLNDTGEASRVTLNDGKNHFSYEAPASSVVSYTWKP is encoded by the coding sequence ATGCTTAATATCAAGAAACTATTATTATTCGGAACTATATATAGCTCAGTGTTGACCGCTTGTGGCAATGATGCCATCAATGTTACGCCGGAGCCGCCAACAGGCCCACAATCGGGGGATGTAAAAATTTATACAACAACGGCATCGCTAAGCCATGATTTCCAAAAAACATTTGTGGACTTCAGCAAAACATCGAATATGTCGCCGAAGACAATCAAATTAGTCGAGGGAACGAAGTTCCAAACGATGGATGGATTTGGCTCGGCGATTACGGGTTCAACAGCGTACAACCTCCTGAAAATGACGGCGGCAGATCGTACGAAGTTCTTAACAGAGACCTTCTCTCCAACAGAGGGCATGGGACAAAGTTATATTCGTATAGCAATTGGTTGTTCGGATTTCTCCTTGAGCGAGTACACCTTGAATGATAAACCAGGCATCGCGAATTTCGCATTGCAGGAGGAGGAGTTAAAATATGTAATCCCGGTATTAAAAGAAATTTTAGCGATCAACCCGAGCTTAAAGATCATGGGTTCTCCATGGACAGCTCCATTGTGGATGAAGGTGAATAACCTGGCTGACCTTGCGCCTTATGAATCATGGACCGGCGGACACTTAAATCCGAAATATTATCAAGATTATGGTACATACTTCGTAAAATGGATTCAAGCGATGGCAGCAGAGGGTATCAAAATTTATTCGATTACGCCTCAGAACGAGCCTTTGAATCATAAGAACTCCGCTTCAATGGTCATGTTCTGGCCAGAGCAACTTGCTTTTGTAAAAACTTCCCTGGGCCCGAAATTAAAGGCGGCAGGATTGACAACGAAAATCTATGCATTCGACCATAACTACAACTATGATGATATGGCCGATCAGCAGGATTATCCGGTTAAGATCTATGAAGATGCGGTAGCAGCAGCATTCTTTGCGGGAGCGGCTTACCACAACTATGGTGGCGATAAAAAAGAACTATTGGATATCCACGATAAAGCGCCAAACAAGGAATTGATCTTTACAGAAACGTCAATCGGTACTTGGAATGATGGCAACAACTTGGCGAAACGTCTGACAGAGGATATGCGCGAGGTTGCTTTAGGCACAGTGAATAACTGGGCTAAAGGCGTAATCGTTTGGAACTTGATGCTTGATACCGATAAAGGGCCTAATCGCGAAGGCGGTTGCCAGACTTGTTATGGCGCTGTTGATATCAGCAAGCATGACTACAAAACTATACGCAAAAATTCACACTACTATATCATAGGGCATCTGTCATCAGTTGTTAAACCGGGGGCGGTTAGAATAGGAACAGAGGGATATTCGGCTAATGGCCTAGTATACTCAGCGTTCAAAAACACTGATGGCAGTTATGCCTTTGTATTGCTGAATGACACAGGCGAGGCAAGTCGCGTAACCTTGAATGATGGTAAGAACCATTTCAGCTATGAAGCACCTGCAAGTTCTGTTGTATCTTATACTTGGAAGCCATGA
- a CDS encoding RagB/SusD family nutrient uptake outer membrane protein: MMKRNFKYILLMLGAVGFMASCSLDKDPLGDFSDVTEGINEEGKTVVFKDKAAVDNQMTTIYNQLRDRQEHWYMDQLLIAEAHSDNAYAGTTGAEVVPFENNGIEGSNSVIERDWRRFMEDIGRANVLIVNIDSVTDQSLTTTLRNQYKAEAKIFRAMIMFDMVRLWGNIPVTTTVGGDITEETLEEVYDDYFPEQKTEKEAYEQIVKDLTEAIPYAPSNNSSDKTKLSKSVAKAILAKVYAEKPVRDYSKVIQYADDLAADGFDLEADYTDLFGVVEGSADPKKRNTREAILEAHYSQGNGNWVTWMFGRDLSNWDSNFTWAKWVTPSRDLIKAFQTENDQIRYSESIVYYQTSWSNYYPSSNYPFMYKTRSAFSNIIKYRYADILLLKAEALIMGNTANLAAAAEIIDKVRARVKLPKLTSSVRGSKDAMLEALLKERRLELAFEGQRWYDLVRLDKVESVMNSVFAKDSGRKPQIYPFNENSYKMPIPQAIIDQNPKINQNPGY; this comes from the coding sequence ATGATGAAAAGAAATTTCAAATATATATTGTTAATGCTAGGTGCAGTAGGCTTCATGGCTAGCTGTTCATTGGATAAAGATCCTTTGGGAGATTTCTCTGATGTAACCGAAGGCATCAACGAGGAAGGAAAAACAGTCGTATTCAAAGATAAGGCAGCGGTGGATAACCAGATGACCACTATCTATAACCAATTGCGGGATAGACAAGAACACTGGTATATGGATCAGTTACTGATTGCTGAAGCTCACTCTGATAATGCTTACGCAGGTACAACAGGGGCAGAGGTCGTTCCCTTTGAGAATAATGGCATCGAGGGTTCTAATTCCGTAATCGAGCGTGATTGGAGAAGATTTATGGAGGATATTGGTCGGGCGAATGTATTGATCGTGAATATCGACTCGGTAACCGATCAGTCATTAACAACGACGCTACGCAACCAATATAAGGCTGAGGCAAAGATATTCCGCGCGATGATCATGTTCGATATGGTGAGGTTATGGGGTAATATCCCAGTAACAACAACTGTAGGTGGCGATATTACAGAGGAGACATTGGAAGAGGTTTATGATGACTACTTCCCGGAACAAAAAACAGAGAAAGAAGCCTACGAGCAAATCGTGAAAGACTTGACCGAAGCGATTCCTTACGCGCCATCAAATAATAGCAGCGATAAAACGAAACTTTCGAAATCAGTTGCGAAAGCGATCCTTGCGAAAGTGTATGCCGAGAAGCCTGTACGTGATTACAGTAAAGTAATTCAATATGCAGATGATCTTGCGGCTGATGGTTTCGATTTGGAAGCCGACTACACGGATTTATTTGGCGTTGTAGAAGGGTCTGCAGATCCTAAGAAACGAAACACAAGAGAGGCAATCTTAGAAGCGCACTACTCACAGGGTAATGGAAACTGGGTGACCTGGATGTTCGGACGCGATTTATCAAACTGGGATAGTAATTTTACCTGGGCAAAATGGGTAACTCCATCCCGCGACTTGATCAAAGCTTTCCAAACTGAGAACGATCAGATCCGCTATAGCGAGTCAATCGTCTATTATCAGACCAGCTGGAGCAACTACTACCCATCGAGCAATTATCCATTTATGTACAAAACGCGTTCTGCATTTAGCAATATCATTAAATACCGTTATGCGGATATTCTCTTGCTAAAAGCGGAGGCCCTAATTATGGGAAATACGGCTAACCTAGCAGCGGCAGCGGAAATTATCGATAAGGTAAGAGCTCGTGTTAAGCTTCCTAAGTTGACCAGCAGCGTCCGTGGAAGCAAAGACGCGATGTTAGAAGCGCTATTGAAAGAAAGACGTTTAGAATTGGCATTTGAGGGGCAGCGCTGGTATGATTTGGTACGCTTAGACAAAGTAGAATCTGTGATGAACAGTGTTTTTGCGAAAGATTCAGGACGTAAACCACAGATCTACCCTTTCAATGAAAACTCGTATAAGATGCCTATTCCACAGGCGATTATCGATCAGAACCCTAAAATCAATCAAAACCCAGGTTATTAA
- a CDS encoding SusC/RagA family TonB-linked outer membrane protein gives MRLFTKVTFGLFLFLFTVLGSLAFGQASNTIQGRVIDATTQEPIAGATVAVIGGDIRSSSDGEGRFTLTGVPNNARLRVSYLGYDNKEVIAQSEDMTISMTASTNALEDVVVIGYGSVKRKDVTTAIASVSLEDINERPIVNAAQAIQGRAAGVTVTQPSGAPGGGTAIRIRGTTSFNGSNNPTYVVDGVPVDNIDFLAPTDIADMQILKDASSAAIYGSMGANGVVLITTKKGRVGDAKIGLNLQTTQNRITSKIDPLNTAQYKELMDEIGLVDLPVNLTDQTDWFNEAFRKGVTQNYQVSVSDGTEKLQYFLSGGYLNEKGILNTAFFRRYSFRANIENDIRKWLTVNANFSYTDNNRNGVSEGLGSNRGGTVLSVINTPTYAPIWDPYEPNRYFNEFYGINNITSPLENMARSKNNRDRENRLLAAGSAVVKFMPELQFRTSFALDRRNGLNTQFLDPYSTAWGRENRGLAFDGRNMNTVLTFDNVLTYNKSFNLHNLEAMVGSSWVSSDYTNSYINASHFRDDIIQTLNAANKIIWDNTGSGASDWATMSYFSRLSYNYDGKYLVTANFRGDGSSKLSPENRWKYFPSFSAAWRLSSEEFMQDVSWINDLKIRGGWGKTGNQSGIGDYSYLMQYNIRRIEWWLENQQNALATISPANLRTRDLTWETTTQTNIGLDFTAFQQRLTVNMDYYYKYTTDMLTYISLPEGQSFANTIRRNEAEMSNRGFEVNVNSKNLVGDFKWNTNFNISFNKNRLEHLDFQQIYDAARTSDVVNANVVRNTPGRSMSNFYGYISDGVDPETGELKYRDLNNDGRLSVSDRTFIGDPNPKFTYGLTNDLSYKGFNLSLFIQGSQGNDIFNASRMETEGMYDGKNQTTAVLQRWRVPGQITEVPKANFNMLNSTYFVEDGSYLRLKNVSLSYNIKSEVLNRAGINKLQPFVSATNLFTLTKYKGFDPEVNQWGNNGAIQGIDWGTYPQSKSFVVGLSMEF, from the coding sequence ATGAGGCTTTTTACAAAAGTAACATTTGGTCTATTCCTGTTCTTGTTTACTGTGCTAGGTTCCTTGGCTTTCGGTCAGGCTAGCAATACGATTCAAGGTCGAGTAATAGATGCAACAACCCAGGAGCCTATCGCTGGGGCAACGGTTGCTGTCATTGGAGGGGATATCAGATCTTCATCAGATGGTGAAGGACGATTCACATTGACAGGCGTACCGAACAACGCAAGACTTCGCGTATCCTATTTAGGGTATGACAATAAGGAAGTCATCGCACAATCTGAAGACATGACAATTAGTATGACAGCCTCAACGAATGCGCTGGAAGATGTAGTCGTTATTGGTTATGGCTCAGTAAAACGTAAGGATGTCACGACCGCAATTGCCTCGGTATCCTTAGAAGATATCAACGAGCGCCCGATTGTCAATGCTGCACAAGCTATCCAAGGTCGTGCCGCAGGGGTTACAGTCACTCAACCGAGTGGTGCTCCCGGAGGCGGGACAGCAATCCGTATTCGCGGTACAACTTCTTTTAACGGTAGTAACAACCCTACCTATGTCGTTGACGGAGTGCCTGTCGATAATATCGATTTCTTAGCTCCAACCGACATTGCAGATATGCAGATCCTTAAAGACGCATCCTCTGCGGCTATTTACGGTTCGATGGGAGCGAACGGCGTGGTACTAATCACTACAAAAAAGGGTCGCGTTGGAGACGCGAAAATTGGTCTGAATCTGCAAACGACCCAAAATAGAATCACCAGTAAGATCGATCCGTTGAATACGGCACAATATAAAGAGTTGATGGACGAGATCGGTTTAGTTGATCTTCCTGTAAACCTTACAGACCAAACAGACTGGTTTAATGAAGCCTTCCGCAAAGGCGTAACCCAGAACTATCAAGTTTCCGTTTCTGATGGTACTGAAAAGCTGCAATATTTCCTATCAGGAGGTTATCTGAATGAGAAAGGGATCTTGAATACCGCTTTCTTCAGACGCTATAGTTTCCGCGCGAACATTGAAAACGATATCCGTAAATGGTTAACGGTCAATGCAAACTTCTCTTATACCGATAATAACCGCAATGGTGTGTCAGAAGGTTTAGGTTCTAACCGTGGCGGTACGGTATTGTCAGTAATCAACACTCCAACTTACGCGCCGATTTGGGATCCTTATGAACCTAATCGCTATTTCAACGAATTCTACGGTATCAATAATATCACGAGCCCATTAGAAAATATGGCTAGAAGCAAGAATAACCGCGACCGCGAGAACCGTTTATTAGCTGCTGGTAGTGCTGTGGTGAAGTTTATGCCGGAATTGCAGTTCAGAACATCTTTCGCCCTAGATAGAAGAAATGGCTTGAATACGCAGTTCTTAGATCCATATTCTACGGCATGGGGTAGAGAGAACCGTGGTTTAGCATTCGACGGCCGCAATATGAATACCGTGTTGACTTTCGATAATGTATTGACGTATAACAAGTCATTCAACTTACATAACCTGGAAGCCATGGTTGGTAGCTCTTGGGTAAGTTCAGACTATACCAATAGCTATATCAACGCCTCACACTTCCGTGATGATATCATCCAAACGTTAAACGCTGCTAACAAGATTATCTGGGACAACACAGGGTCTGGCGCATCAGATTGGGCAACCATGTCTTACTTTAGCCGCCTGTCTTACAACTACGACGGTAAATACCTTGTGACAGCGAACTTCCGTGGTGATGGCTCTTCAAAGTTAAGCCCGGAAAATAGATGGAAATATTTCCCTTCTTTCTCGGCAGCATGGCGCTTGTCATCTGAAGAGTTTATGCAGGATGTATCTTGGATCAACGACTTAAAGATCCGCGGAGGATGGGGTAAAACCGGTAATCAGTCTGGAATCGGTGATTATTCCTACTTGATGCAATACAATATCCGTCGTATCGAATGGTGGCTAGAGAACCAACAAAATGCTTTGGCGACTATCAGTCCGGCGAACTTAAGAACACGCGACTTAACTTGGGAGACCACTACACAAACCAACATAGGTTTAGATTTCACAGCTTTCCAACAACGTCTGACAGTGAACATGGATTACTATTACAAGTACACTACTGACATGTTGACTTATATCAGCCTTCCAGAAGGTCAATCTTTTGCTAATACGATCCGTCGTAACGAAGCAGAGATGAGCAACCGTGGTTTTGAGGTCAATGTGAATAGCAAGAATCTGGTTGGCGATTTTAAATGGAATACCAACTTTAACATCTCATTTAATAAAAACAGACTTGAGCATCTAGATTTCCAACAGATTTATGATGCAGCAAGAACATCAGATGTTGTCAATGCCAATGTTGTTCGTAATACACCGGGACGCTCCATGAGTAATTTCTATGGATATATCAGTGATGGCGTTGATCCGGAAACTGGCGAGCTCAAGTATCGTGATTTAAACAACGATGGTCGACTTTCGGTATCCGATCGTACCTTCATCGGAGATCCTAATCCGAAATTTACTTATGGTTTAACGAACGACTTATCTTACAAAGGGTTCAACTTAAGTTTATTTATCCAAGGTTCTCAGGGCAATGATATCTTCAATGCCTCCCGTATGGAAACGGAAGGTATGTATGATGGCAAGAATCAAACAACAGCGGTTTTACAACGTTGGAGAGTGCCTGGACAGATTACAGAAGTGCCAAAAGCGAATTTCAATATGTTAAACTCTACTTATTTCGTGGAAGATGGTAGTTATCTACGTTTGAAAAACGTATCACTTTCTTACAATATCAAATCTGAGGTATTGAATAGAGCAGGCATCAACAAATTGCAGCCTTTCGTATCGGCGACCAATTTATTCACCCTAACGAAATACAAAGGATTCGATCCTGAGGTAAATCAATGGGGAAATAATGGAGCAATCCAAGGTATTGACTGGGGAACTTATCCGCAGAGCAAATCTTTTGTTGTGGGATTAAGCATGGAGTTTTAA